The genomic stretch atattaattactttaatgttcattttttttttaaactgagttagttttgttaattagctttaaaaattaacaaactgGTAGCTCAAccataaatcaatttaatttcagAATTAAATTGGGGTTTTATCATGATCTAAACCAAATTTAACATTAGTTTCTGTTCGAACCGGCTGGTCccatttgaattttaaaaaagtggTTTGAACCTCAAGGTTCTAAACAATCTTGTGGAACTAACaaagtcaaaataatattacactTACAAAGTttgtaaacaaatttttataaacaatcaAAGTAGGGGTGAGCAAATAACCCGTATGGAACCGAAATTGTCAGATACCTGACCATTGCTTCTAGTTTCTATCAggaaccaaaaaagaaaaagataagttCTAGGTAGTCAAATAGAGGAATCGGCAGGTTTCGGGTCTAGTACCAGCTCCTTGTTCTATGGAACTGAAACTGAtttgaatattgaaaaaaagTACCCAACCCAGTTCTGGGTCTACCCCTCggatttttaaagaaattttccTCCGACTTCCCtctaattttaaagaaaacttcTGTTGCTTTATGCCAGAGAGGATGAAGAatgaattgaaataaatttcctCCAACTTTCTATCtgattttttaagaaaaactCTTTTGCTTCATACCAGAGAGGAAGAACGATCAACTTGAATAaagatttttctgttttttttttttttttgataaaagaaagagattCAAATGATAAATCTCGTACTCAAAAATGTCTGGTTAGAATTCACACATCAGTAACCATTCTCAACAGAAGTTGATGATATTACAACAATGGTCTTTATGATAGTGAAGAACAGCTTAAGAATCAAAATGACAGAAACAAATGCGAATGCAGAAGAAGATGCACAGGACAGCTAGGAAAGGGGCTATCTTGCTTTCaatgtgtttttattttgtccATTAAATAAGACATAAAAGATAAACCAAAGTATAAATTGGATCagaatgaaaatagaaaaataaaataaaataaagttacgTTTTTAAGAGAGCTTTCAAAGAAGTATTGGATAAAGCAATTCCTTCTCAGATTCTCTTATCTTCTTTGCACCTGCACTCAAAAGAACTGTCAGGAATAGCCATGTATTGCACCGCCATACAATACGCTTGATCCGGTTCAAAAACACAACACACAAAATTAAAGTTATGATCCATATTAGCCACGACCCTCCATTCAATGAATAGGTTCCGGGTAGGAACCAGAATCTACCAGGAACCTACAAGGTCAGTTCCAGGTAGAAACTGACCTTATAGGTTCCAAATTTCgatttctaattttataaatcGACTGGCCCTGATTCCAATTCTGAAATTTTTTGCAGGATACTCGACCCTCCTCACCACGAAAGCAAAGTGATGTATTACAGTGAAagtaaaatttcttaaaattcaagttcaacCAACCAAAACATTCAAGTTTGAACTAGCTTAGATTGTTTTTCAGCaggttttagttttagtttgttAATCTCGAAATAACTCTTTTTGATTTAAGTTGATCTTGAATTGAATCTTGTTTGAGTTCAATCTGGATCAAATGGGAGTTAATTAGGATAGAGAAGCTGTTTTTGAGATTGATAAATATAATGCAAGAGTAAAAGTAGATTCAGTAATCAACCCCAAGTAAGCCGGCAACCTATATCACTAAGCAAACAGATCATGTCAGTCAATTACAGAACCCGGAAGATGCAGAAACAGAGCAATGTAGATTGGATATTTAATTCTTTACGCAATATAACAATAATGTAATCGCCATGATATACAGAATATATGTTCTTCAGGGGTGGCAAAAGGCTGAGAATccgataattttatccttttcaaAAGGCGATTCAAGGTGCACAAATACCCAGCTGACATGTTCGCATCAAGGAATCTGTGAGCTTTTTTATGCCTTATCACCGAATAATTCTTTGTCCTATAAAGATGTAGAAGTTGTTGTACATTGATCATCAAGATTAACAGGAGTGAAAGAGTGATCAGAAGATGGCGCACGAGGTTACTCAAACAAGAGTGAAGCTCCCAATACACAACTATGAATCCATTCTTGAAGAAGCTGTTTCACATATTGACAGTTCCTCCTCCATAGACAAGCTATATGATCAACTTTACTCTGGAATTTTCTTAAACCAAATGAAAAAGGTAAGTAATATCTTATAAATACAGATATCTTCATTTTAAATTCTCATATCAGAATTAGGAGTTGATCTAATTTGAACTGGCTCTATTTGAACAATTCGATCTTGAGCTGGAGTGCCAGCTCAGAATCTCAACTTGACATTATCTCGATTATTCATCAGGTGAACTATTCATTCACTCAGTGACACTGTTCACCTATCCAAAGACACCATTTATCCCGTCGACTATCTTCCAAATAATTATACTATACACTAActcaaataaactcaaactagaATTGAGTAttgtaaattcaaaatttcgCTCAAATCGTATGTATCCCTATTTCAAAATATCTGAATCTTTTAAAGTCTAAACCAAATCTACAAACTTGTtaagaattcaaaatatttacaattgtaAGTGTATTCATCAGTGAAAAAGGACTATCCCAATGATAGATGCTTCACTCTTATGATCATCATTAAGTCGGCAGAAAGCTAGCTTAAGGGATGAGGTAAGTCATGGTTTAACACTCTTTACAACTAACCATCCGAAAAAGCAATTAACTACTAGTTGGATCTCTCTTGGAGATGTTGCAACCCAACTCCAATACTAGAGTTCGATGTTATTAGACCTTTTCTACCTCAAAAACTAGATAAGGGGTGAGACTTTCTTTGACGATTTGCATACTAATGCCTAGCCTCTTTTCCAACGTAAGTATACAAAACTACATCATTTCACGGTTAAAAAGACCAGCTCTATTTCATGTGGAAGTGCTTTATTTCGACCTCATATATGTATTAGAAGAAAGCTAGTCGAGAAAATACATTCTTTCCTGTAGTGAACTATATTACACGCATCTCCATGGTAACTGTTATTAATTTTGCAGAAGTTCTGGGTTGACAAGTTGTCCCATAAGAATTGCTTCATGTTGTTTGCACGGGAGCTCTCATACCCTAAAGGAACTTGGTTTCTTCACTCTATGACACACGACTCTCTTCCTCGAGTCGACGTGGCTGAACTGCAAGACTCACAGAGTTTTGAAGTGAAAGGGAAATTCAACACAATGAACCTCACTCCAGCCAGTCTTTACCAGGTTTCATTTACCCTCATGATGAAGGACGAAGCTGAAAATGGATGGGAAGAGCCAGTGAACCTGAAACTCTTCCTGCCAAATGAAACATCAGAAGTTCGGaaagaatatttgaataaaaaggtgaaaaatcaATGGGTAGAGATCCTTGTTGGGACGTTTACAACTACATATATGGATTCTGGGGACATTGAATTCTCTATGTATGATTTCGGTAAGCGTGTAAAAAAAGGACTTGTCATACTTGGAGCTGTCATTAAGCCATTTTCATTCCGCTAGAACTAAGCTGGAGGATAATAAACAATTTGACCTTTGCAAAATTGTGTTATGTTTCATAATGATTCCAGTCACAAATAGTAATTTCAGTATTGATCACCAGCGGGGTACCAATCcaattatcaataatgatgtatcaCCAAATATTGTATATGAACTTCTTGTCATCTCACTCAAACAACATGTATGCCCTTGGGCAAATAAGCTCCATTGAAAATAGAGCTGGTAGTTTTCCACAGGTTCAGGTTTCTCTATCTTGTTACTCTTTATTACATTTATGCCCTTGTGCAACCAAGGTCCATTAAAAATAAAGCTAGCAGTTTTCCACAGCTTCAGGTTTCTGTCTTTTTGCTCTTATTATCCTTGTTCTTTTTTCTCTGCAGCTTCTCTATCTTACAGTTTAAGCAACTGATGACTGTTTGTGAAGAAGATGCTGGCTTCTTTGCCAATTAGTTGGCTGGCACAGAGCCCTTCCCCTTCTTGTGTTGCGTTTTTCTCACAGCCAGCAACTATGTAATATACAGATTTTAATGATTTACAGCTAAAGGTGACAAGGGGTTGGCCAAGCCACCTCTTTTAGCCCACCCATGGGTGACATGGTCTGTTATTGTAGCAAGTTGTGTCAAAGCTTAAAAACCAAACTTGCGAGCTGACCCATTTTTATAGTAggcaaaaatatataaaaaaaaaaggaattattaattatttattaataatgttgTAGGAATTCAGATAATTAATATGGGAAACACAAATctatttattaatgttatggtaaataaaaaaattaacattgaaTGTATATGAGAAGTCCaaatgtattaattatttattattaatattatttaaaaaatgattaataataaattaatgtggaatttaaacttattaattatttgttataaatgttATAAGGATTGTTTTAttctcaattcaaaatcatccaatcacataatgacacatataaatgtgtatatatttgtgtacccaaagtgggtacacatagttttattgtaatagaAGCTATctaaacacattaattatttattattaatatcattaaaattattaatattaatgaattaatacAAGAACacaaacatattaattatttattattaatattatggtaggattaataataaattaacaggGGAATCCAAAAGgtttaacctaaaaaaattaaaatatcgaaaaagaaaatataaaaatatataattcactaAGTTGGTTTGTCAAAAGTTAGTGGGTTAAATCGTTAATAGCTATGACACAACATGGCCCAAGAACTGTTGGGCCAAATCATGGGTAAGCCCAGCCGGTTAGACCCATACTGTAGCAATCCTAGGCACGGCTTGCCCGCCAGCACAATGGACCGCTTTGGCGCTAGCATGCCCGTTGACACCTCTATTTATAACCATGCTCGTTTCATGTTGTTGCTGCTAATATCTACAACTGATCACAGATCATCCCATCAAATTCTTCTCTAGAAGGCAATCGCATacaatcaaatttaagattaaggcaagattattattttaccttgcAACAATGTGTCTTGACCGAATCTAGgttattttgtttctaaattaatatgatttgttTAATTTCATAATCTTATGCCCCATTTATAATGGttattgagctcaagcttgaattgGTTCAACTGTATAAGTTAGCTTGTTTTTAGACTAGGTGCGTGGTAATGATTTCTTCATTCCTATTCCATCCATTTTTGTTGCTTGTTCTCTCCATTTAACAAACTTTGCATTAGAGGGTTTCACAAACGTGATAAAGGCTTAAACTCAGGATTTCCACTTAGAAGTTCTAAAGCTCCACCACTATGTTCTTGCAACCATCAGTTGAGAATATTCACTTCTCGAGATGAGTTTCTTTGCAGTTGCCTTTACTTCTCATTTTCCACTACATCTATACATccaatataatttataaatttgcatgCATCCATAATTATACCATCAGTGCTCTATGTTGGAAGATCTTCATTGGTATGTTTTACATAAGGGTAGATTTGATCCGAATTGGTTCAGActgaatttataattcaatttgaacaaattaattttaagtttgagCTTTTGTTTGTTTCGAGAtagattaatttgtttattcatccaataatactatttatctcaaTAGTAGCATTTTTCACCATTTCAATGATACTATTCAATGTTCACCCTTTTGGTAGCCTTTTGTTGATATTATACATCAACACGTATTGGGCAATATGTATGCTTCAATTTGAGCTTTAGTTGACCTCAAACTTAGCTCTTATCGTGTCTTCccataattttatgtttatctaTGGGGaagtttctctctttctctcttcctatatatttataagtttaccATCGCAAATAGAATAGTTAGTTAAAGTGTGAAATCTAGACGTTAAAGTAAGGGAATCTAAATTCGACTTCAcacttttgtatatttatttgagTGTACATATTTACGTTTTTTAATATGTTCTTATTAAAGTAAGTCCGAATGACAAATTGTTGGGTTAATCTCCTCAAAGTTTACAATTTGGTAGTTGAATTTTGCCCCAAAGGGATAATCAGAATTTACTAAGCATGGTTTCACAttactcaaaaaataaaaaattatatggaaaTGGaac from Mangifera indica cultivar Alphonso chromosome 6, CATAS_Mindica_2.1, whole genome shotgun sequence encodes the following:
- the LOC123219497 gene encoding protein PHLOEM PROTEIN 2-LIKE A1-like produces the protein MAHEVTQTRVKLPIHNYESILEEAVSHIDSSSSIDKLYDQLYSGIFLNQMKKKFWVDKLSHKNCFMLFARELSYPKGTWFLHSMTHDSLPRVDVAELQDSQSFEVKGKFNTMNLTPASLYQVSFTLMMKDEAENGWEEPVNLKLFLPNETSEVRKEYLNKKVKNQWVEILVGTFTTTYMDSGDIEFSMYDFGKRVKKGLVILGAVIKPFSFR